The Hahella sp. HNIBRBA332 genome window below encodes:
- a CDS encoding PEP-CTERM sorting domain-containing protein — translation MVSEPASILSIFLGLIGLVVRKYKI, via the coding sequence GTGGTTTCTGAGCCAGCGTCTATCTTGTCAATTTTCCTTGGCCTGATTGGCTTGGTAGTTAGAAAGTATAAAATTTAA